From the genome of Rhododendron vialii isolate Sample 1 chromosome 10a, ASM3025357v1:
TCCAGGTAAAATTCCGGAATATAGAGGAACACCGAATCCACTTTGCTCACAACCAGAAGCAATTGAACAATCCACATGCATGCTGCATACATTCCTCTTTGCTTCCACTGAGAAAACAAAGAGATACGATACCTGTAGAACAGAACAGTGACAATAAAGAAGAATATCAATACAATgaaaatatatcaattttttctttttgccaaGACAAAGTATAACAAGAATTAGCAAATCTTACAACAATTGCTTCAgtaactcacacacacacacgtcaTATAGATGTATTCAATATAGATACATGCAATACGCATGTACATTCACCATTCTAATTAGCAGTTACAACTAATATGATAGAAAGATCTGGTTAACCACCGTATCTGCTTACCACTCAATGACTCACTATGCACAAACACTGGCTGCTGTCGTAAGAAATGAAAATGCATGAATTGGTAGGGGTAGCACCAATTGAACACAAGTTGAGAGAAATATGTTAATAAGGTAGTTTGGTCACATACAACAGAAACCAGTACAtctaacagaaaagaaaagtaatttgTGTTTATGGAGATGCTAGGGGAAGGAGAAggccaaaataaaaatatgggatGTGGATTTAAAAAATGTTATCAAATTAGTAAATTTAAAGGATTACATAATACTTGACGGGGCAGAATGGGAAAAGAAAGGATTCATGAAGCAACCCCAATCACTTAGGACACAaagcttagtttagtttagatgggcttggtttgatttgatttgttttatAATGTGTGAGCAAAACAAAGCACCAAGGAAAAGAGTAACCATAAATGGTTTTAAGCAATTTGCTACAGAAAGACCATTATGCAATTTAACAAATCTTTCTATCACGGGCACTCTAAGTACAGCCATTACAAAACCCTACCAGCTTACATACTTAACCACAGGTACTCAAAATGCTCCTCTCTTAAAGACAAGGCAATACTTTGGAGCTAAGAAAAGTgctaaacaacaaaatcaaaagccAAGTGGGGCGCAAAATGCAACTATCTAAATTCCAACAGAGGAGAACTACTTGTATCACCCCACATCTAAAGATGCGTTCCATTCCTCCCTTCTCCTCCAGCCCACATACAAGCAACTGTGAACTCCATTAACACCATACAAAAGGTTATTACCCAGTATCATCTTGCCATTCAGGGTAGGAGTGGGTATAGGCTTAACTTTCAGAATCATTTGCATAACCAACAAATTGCTGAATACAGCATAATGAGGATATATGTGATGAAGTGCATCTTGATCAGACAACCTTTCCAGAAATAAAACAAGCAACAACGCAAAGCCTGACAAATGTGCATGCCACTAGACATGAAAGGATATGGCTGTGACACAAGATAAACTGAACATATTTGCAAGTCATTGTATTAGTGAACAATGATTAGAATTGCATTATTGTGCTTGAAGTCTGACGGAAACAGGTAAGGAGGAACGTGTACATCAAACAACACATACAAGTCCAGAACAAATAAGCGAATTTCCAAGAAAATAGTCTTACCATGCACAATTTCTGACACAATCCATAACTTCTTCTCGATAAACACCACGAGCTTCCTTCAAGCGCTTTAGTTGCTCTCCACAAGCTCGTTCTCGTATTTGTCTATCAGTTTCTTCGAGTAGTGATATTGACTGTGACTGACGAGACATGTAAGATGATGCCTACAATGTAAATGACCTCATTCAGATGATGGTACATATGAATCCTTTTGATAAATATGATAACGATAAATGATACAGAAAAACTAATCATAAGCATATAACCAGCAGGCAATCTTTAATGGTAGCAAATCTGTGTTGTGAAACacaagaattaaaaagaaaaagaaataaaacttaAATTGCCTGAATCCTGAATCTTGGAAAGCTTCCAGCACATAGAAAACTAGAGGGCATTTAAAGACAAACcaacaaaagggaaaaatccTATTTCAGCGAAATTAAAAGATTTCAACAAAACAACTGCAACtctgcaagtttttttttttaaggcataGCAATAACTCACAAAATACAAGCTCAGTGTGCCAATAAGTAGAAAAAGCACTCGATGCAAGTATGATGACGAGTTTCAGAAATAAGTGAGATCTCTAAAAGAAAGTGATAAACACAAGAAATACAATAATCATAATTCTGTTAACAGTATACACGATCAATCAACTGAACAATGCTTCACACAAACTTTTTGTTGTACGCTTAAATGAGGTTACTCTGTCATTCAGCTATCCCATCAGCCACAATAGTGATGCAAGAAAATAgtaaagaaagaagagaaggaaaagaaacatCACACTGGCTCTTAGATACCTGTTGCAAGCATCCTCCTTATCTAGGGATAGAATATGATGTCTAAAAATTAGCAGATAACTAAATATAACCACCTTAACCAGGAATGAGGTTTCAGGTCAATGAGTTGCTAACTAGCCTATGCAAGAAAAAACAGTAATCCATCACGGCAAAAGCACTTTAGAGCAAGAGAACCTGAAGCCAAGTGGTACTTCAAAATACAGCAATACAAGTGACGCGCTTTCAAAACAAATCTCAAATCCAAAACCTTCAACAAATGAGCCTCCAGTGATGAGTGATCTTTCATGACACTCGTGATACAAACACCCATTTACCCCACTTTTTTTCTGGACAGGGCCCATCTACCCCACTTTTGTGCCTAGCTGTTCAAGAGAACTATGAAGTATTAAGTATTTGTCCTTATTGCCCCATTATAGATAAAAGAAAACCCTTTAGTCCAAGGTGTATATAAAGAATACACAACTCGCCCCAGATCCCTTGTACCTCTTCCAGTTCAATAATGTATAATTTCACTTGTCACTACCACATAAACAACAAGAAGCTCAACGAAATTGGACACTTGAACATCAGGATTTCCAGGTCCTATTGCTGTCAAAATCCAAAGTTTAAATGTCAGTAAACCTCTAGCTAccgccaaaccaaaccaaaccaaaccgagccttatgtcccaatcaattgggtcggctacatgaatcctttttctccattgagctctgtcaagggccacttgttcactcAAACCCATTAGACTCATATCTTTACAcacaacagcatctaatgtcaacttaggtctacccctccccgtagcgttgctacccaaagctatcttATCCGCACTTTTAACTATTGCATATCTCCCGGTCTACGGTAGGCATGGCCAAACCACTTTagcctattttctctcaacttctcctctataggtgctacaggtaccatctcacgaaccatTTTCCTTCTAATCCTATCCCAAATAATAAATCAAAAGAACAGGATccaagggaaaaaaggaaatCCCATTGGTGTTGGCTGAGACATCCCGAGTCTCTTGGAGCAGATACACGACTTGGTAGCTGGCCCATTATTTGAGCAGTCATTCCCACTATGCTGTCTATAGATGACATCTCCAAGTCCCCAAAGAATGTCTGACCTCCATCACAAGCCATTAGAGGTTCTTGGCAAATGTATGACGGGGGTTCCATTTTCACTATCACACTATGGTTCTTCGATGGTCTATTTTCTCCAATCTCTTATCTCTTATCCCTTATGTAATAAGACTGCAGTACTGCGCATAACTCGTGCCTATTTGCACAACAAACAAATCTTTGAATCAAAACAAGCTAAGCAATTCCAAGAAAATACCCTTTGGTTGGGCATACAAAGTCCTCAATTGTATTGTAAATAAAGATTAAGATGTCGGCCTGATAGAGGTAAGATGCTTCCTAGTTGGCACATGACACTTGCATTGTTTCATTGTGAGTTACAAGTATCTTTCCTATTTTTCCCTCACCACTAATGATAAAGACTTCTAAAAATATAACATTAGGATTGACATGCTTAAAGGTAAACTACAACCACCGAAACACAAGGTACAAGTTAGATGGATCAAGTGGCAGAGTGTTACGGGAGTGTTGTACGAACGTGGGACACCCACAAAGTTGAAGAGGAAATTATATTGTACTGCTCTTAGGTCAGCCGTGTTATACGGCACGCGGTGTTGGGCTACTACGTACTAAGAAACAACATAAGAGTAAGACAATGGTAGTAGAAATGATAATGCTGAGATGGATGTATGGTAAGACTTCGGGAGGTAGAGTTACATACCAAACCTTAGTAGAAAGGTAGGGGTAGTGCCGATAGATGATAAGATGACAGAAAATCGATGTAAGGCAGTTTGCACGTCTGTTGGAGAACCGTAGATGCGGTAGGATAGCACTAAGGGGAGGCGTAGAACAAGATTGACTTTACTGGCGGTAATTGGAAAGGATTTAGGTTTGATGTATATCGCATAACATGATGCCATCGACGGAGCTCAATGGACAAAACATATTCACTTATCCGGCACCAATTAATTGCCacttaaggcttggtttggtttgatcatACTTGCTCGATGAGGGTGATTTGGCAAGTCAAAggaaggaaattaaaaaatgaaacagTGGCTAACTTTATTTCTCTCATAAAATGAGTGAGGTGCTTTCAATACCAAGTTAACACGAACTATTAACAACTGAAAGCCGCAAGAGAGTTTACTTACCAAATAGATAATTCTCTAAGGAAAACACTACTTTACCTGCTTAAAGTTTGGAGCAAGACCCAGATGATACAACAAAAGCATAGCATCTAGAAGCTCCTCTTCTTTTAGTGTTGCCGAAGACAAATTACTCTCCATTGGCATGATCCTCATTTGCTGCACtcgccaataaccaaattcggATTCAGATTGGTCACTTGTGCTGGGTTTCTCTGTTATCTCATTCAGATTTCCTGTACTGCATTCTGTGGCAACATGAGCAGATCTCTCTGGAATAGAGCTAGAATGGCCTTGAGAACCTTTAGCTCTGTAACTGATTAGTTTCTGAGAAATTCTTGAAAAATCAACGTCATAACCAGAGCAACAGCATGGCTTCTGCCTACTAGAATGTGTTACTCTAGTTTCTTCTTCATCCATACATCCTTCCTCCCACCGAATTAGTTCTGCTTCCTGGTCATCACTTACAGGATGACATTTTGCGAGATGACTGAATGATCCTCCAAAACGAGAAATGTCGACTCGATGGGGATCATCTTTGAGAAACAACCCTAGGGGAAAGCTTTGTTGGCCACCCCTGTGCAGGAAACCAACGCCATGTCCCGCATTGGTTCCACATGCTTTCATCCAGCCAGATAGATCTCCCATAGAAAACCCTTCTGACAGAAAATGAAGTATAACTGTGAACAACGAAACAAGAACAGAGTTGCTTGAAACCCCTGGAGGGGGCAGGTTACGATCTGCTCCTCGGTTTTTCAACAGAAGGTTTTGCAAAAATGTCCTAAAAACTGAACCAGGCAACTGAGGAGGCATTGTTGGTGGTATGAACTGCATGACTAAGCAACAAAGGTCCCTGTGCTTCTCCTCAATCTGCAAAGAGAATACATAAGACCTATGGATAAGCATGAAATCACTATCGGAACTCACTAATAACACCATAAAGCAAACACTCACAATTCTTAAAGAACAAACAATGGATGCACACCATACACATGTCAAACCAATATCTACTAGTAATTTGCAATAGTTACAGATCACTAAGATCTACAGTGGACCAATATGGATTAGAGCACATTGATTGATGACAACCTGTTTGGAAGTGACAAATTTGTATCCCCTGCATTGAAATAACATAATAACTTCAGTAACTCCCTTCTTACCAAATTACAAGGTGAACATGTTCTGTTCGGCTTCAACATCTTTAAACCATAGTTTATACCTAACTTCCAAACATACCTTGCACAAATTAACCTGGAACACGTAAAAAGAAGCGACAGCAAGAAAAATGTCATTGTCAACTAGGTCAAAATGGCATCAAACAATGCAAATTCAGTACAACTAGGTTAGCAAACCTTCACAACATGAATGTGCATCCAGGACACCCACAAGTTCCATAATGATTCACTCAAACAACTAACTAATAAGTAGAGCAAGTTCCACACATAACTGTTAcatgagaaaaacaaaagaccGCAAAAGCATTCCTAACAACAAACCACCTCTTATCAAGAAGAACATGGATCCATAGTCGAATACTAGAACGAATtattatgaaaaaaagaaagaaagtagtGACTGTGAAGCCTGTTGGATTTGTATCCCACTAATTGGAATACGAGCAGAACTTGCGACAATAAATTTTAAGCACACCGTCTGAGAAGCTATAGTTTCTATTCAATTTCTACTTGATCCACACAGTGCTACATGACTAATTTGTATAATCACCCACAAGACTTTGACTTAAATGTTAACAGTTCCCCACATCTTTTTCTGCTAATTATTTCTCAACCCTTTATGGATAGCAATTGAAATGATCGctcaaaataatccaaaaaccACATAGGAATTAAACAAGACAATTGTTTAAGCTATGTAGGTGAACATATTAGGTCGCACATAAAGGCATACCTTACAGACTGCTTCAGATAAGGCTGTTGTGGTAAGCATCATGCTATTCTCATGGGATATGTCCTCACATGAACCAGGCCAACAAACAGAAGGCATCAGACGATGAAGATCCTGCTCATTCGGAGTCTTCCTCGATAGGAATCCTTCAAACAAGAACTCAAAATCTGACGATTTCCACCAGAGCACCATCAATTCATGCCTTCTTAGAATGTGACATGCCAATGCAAGATAGGGATATGACCCCGAGTATGGGCATTCCGTAAGAACAAGTGACGCTGTTTTACAACCACATGAGAGGGCATTCATGATGTGTTCAAACATCGGTGTCGAACTTTGAAAGCCTAATAACAGATCAATCACCCTATCCAAACTTGCATAATCATGAGGTGGATGCGCCCCAAAAACTTCCATTAGGAGTGACAAGAGCGGACCCCACCCCATGTACTCTGTGCTCCCCTCTACCGCATCAAGTGCAGAGAAAAACTCCTCGCATATCCCATCAGAGACTGGGTGAAAAAGCTTTTCAACTGGCACAAACCTCTTCAATCTTCTCAATTTCTCAACAGAACTGATTTTTGACCTCTCCACTCGTTGCATCTCCAACAACCTCGATAAGCAATTCAGCAATTTAGTGGCAACGTAGCTTGAAGATGGTGGAGATTGAATTGGAACAAAACCATCAATTGGATATTGAAAGGAGCGGCCACCAAAATTTATCTCACACCGCTCTCCTTGAGAAAGTGAAATGGCAGGATAATATCCCAGTCCAGGTACCATCTTGCGAATTCCACTAAAGGCTACTCCAAGTGGGAAACCGTTCCTATAGAATGAGATCTCATCACGGTCCAAATCTATGCAACATCCAATGACATCGCCAACAACCCAGGACTGACCGTACGGCTCAGCTTCTTTATTCCATTTACGTTCCCTTTTGCCGTCATATGCGTAAGAATCATCAGCATCTCCCACACCCTTATGATCACTGAATGGGCAAGAAACAGTTGCCCATCCAAGCTGTTGAATACCAGAAGTTTCAAGAATCACTTCATACATCCATTTTTCTTTCCATACGCAGAAATTGGCCCTTGCACTACTGAACATAGCATGGCTTTCCAAAAGAAGAGGTGGTTTGACAACTCGAATATCACCACATATGCTCGATTCTTCAATTGCTACAAGGTGTCCACAACCATCGCCGGCAGTGAAGGCTCCATCTGAATTTCTGACACCAGTGTCCAAATTCACATGATACTTCAAGAGTTCATTCCGGATAATTGATCGAACGAAACTAGAGTCAATTGGAGATGTCAGTGGATTAATTGTTTTGTAAGGGAGATCGAAAATGTGTTCAAGAGTTCTCTCCACAGACTGGTCGCCAAAATCATTACAATACGAAACTAGACGATTCTTTTGAGAACTCCCTCCCTTCTCCTTGTCGTTCAATACCACAGCCAATCCAGAAGAAAGCCCGCCAATACGCAAGCCGTCTTCTGCCATTTGCGAATAAGGCAAGTGCGGCAACAACCCCAAATTGTATTAAGTTTGAATTAACCGCTAACTTAACTTAAAGCCCTACGAATCAACCACCCTCTTGATCCCAAAGCTTCCAACTTCGCAATACATACAACTAAATACGTGTTATAGACAACTTCATGAGTTCATTGCATTGAAAACCAAACCTTTTCCACGAACTCAAAATACCCAACCAAATAAAATTACAAGCGAAATCGATTCTTCACGACATTGAATATTAGCCATCCAATAATTCAACCGAGTACACAACTCAGCCCTCCATTCTCTTCTAAACCAAAACACCAGCAAACGGCACAGGCCGAAATTATCCCCTTTTCAGCCCCGTTTCTCAGTAACACAATACGTCACCTAATTCAAATTACTCTGTATATTGACAATTTAGAGGAAACTGATCATTAGACGCAGTACGCCACGAAATCAATAATCGCGACGATTAACCACTAATTGTCAGGACTGCATGGATGTATATATGTAACTATACGAATTACTTACAGGTTGTCCGTTGTCGTGTGGGAGAGACTCTGTGATGTTGGAGAGGTAAAGGCGGCGGcctcaaattagggttttgcaGGCTCCATTGGCGTATATACTCGGAGAGATacctatagagagagagagagagagagagagagagagagagattgggttcGCTTGTATGACTATTCGTTCGCCAAAACTTGGGAACGGAAAGGATTACAGGAGATAGGAGAGAACCCCAACTGTGGGGTTTGTTAAGCTGACCTTTTTCATTTGTTCCGACTTTTGATGGTCCGGTGGGTATGGGGTACGCGTCAGTTTACGTGCATATCAAACTAATTCATCTTATGGTCTCGTTTGGAGAAGAAATTAGTAATAAGAAtgtttatttaaaataaaattattaatattatatttatttaAGATAGAATTAGATCATAGAATTAGAATGATAGaaagattgataatgagaatgaGTTAAGATTGAACTATCAATACCACCTCGCAAGAGGTATTGCTAATTACCCAATTTGGGATCTTAATAGTCCGGTCAGACTATAAATAcaaaccaaattttttgtaCCAAACGCAATATTGTTAATACCATCACTTTAGTAATTCAATCTCAACCCCTAAGAGCCTTATCAAACACGGCCTATATCCGGTTAAAGACAGATCATGCACGTTACAACTAGAAAATTGACAAGAAATCAGTACTTTCTTGCGATATAACCCCAAGAATTAAACTCTGATCAATTGTGTGGAATCAAACTCACCCACTAATCGGTCTAAAGCGTTGTTTCTCctagccctttttttttttttttttgagattttaggGCTTTatgagttttgtctttattaaaaaaattcccgCTTGTTTGTCTTGTATCAAAATTTCAtagattattaattcatctAGTCCagacgaattgaaaaagtagcttttgagatttattttgaacatttttaaaaatatttgaattaaaaaaaaatcaatctttcttttctagacaaatcaataatcataaaaaaattgtgcaaaacaaaaaagaaaaatggaataaGAACAAGAACGCTAcctagcttcttttttttttatatccgaCGCTACCTAGCTCTTCAAACTGATTTGAGTCCTTCTACCACCACACCCATTCACACACTCATACTCACAATAaaggtggagcccgcacacactacacacccagtGTATGTGGGTCCCACTcttgttgtgagtgtgggtgtgtgaatgagtgtgtaaatgggtgtggtgttagaattattgaacTGATTTGAGTCGAGCCAAAAAGGTTACAAACGGACGCGTGTCGAACGCATGCTTGAAGTCACGTGGCGAATATGCTAAGATACGCAGATCGGTCAGCGGAACATCCCTTGGGGAAGGGGAAACTTTCGTACAGTTGGCCGCCGTTTAGATGCCCATTtttggagagattattcagtgtgCTCGCGACCCATTACAATGTGtggtaaaaaatgaatttacggATCATGTGCGGGAGTACGTGCTAGGCTCTTTTAGCTTAGAGCAGCGCTACGGTCACTGCACCAAAAATGCGGTGACCGGCCTTATGGGGTCCACTCCGGGTTTTATACAAATAATTCgagttgttcaataatttttttaaaaattgagtaGGCATTGAGGAACATGAactcgatccgatatgtgtaagtaCTCAGATCAAGCATTtcatctttgaaaaatcggaaaaaatgGGAAGATTGGTTTTCTGATGTATAGAAAGACGAGAAGTTTGATCCAAATATCTACACATATTGGATCGAGCTGATGTTTCGCGATGCCCacttgattatttttttaaaatttttgaacggctcggatcatttgtgcaGGGTCCGGAGTAGGCCCCATACGGCGTGTGGTGGCTGGCCACCGCATTTTGGTACGGTagctgtagactttctgtttagCTTAACTTTTTTTCCAATTCTTTGGCATGacctttttgattattttcttgcaaGTTTTTTTATATATTCGGATAACATTTGTACATCATATCGTTCATATTGACTACATATTTTggtgttttcatttttttttttttgaaacgtcAATTCATTAAGCAATGGAGAAGCTCAAAGGCAAACAGATTACATCATAAAATACAGGATTGAACAAAAACTAACACAAGCTAGACGCGAATACATGCCAATAAGACACCACTACTCTTACAGTTGGTGTGCGGCAAGCGGCAGACGCTCTCTCTCCCCCGATCAGATCTGGCTCtttctatttatctctctctaggacgctctctctctcctgaccACGGAATCTTACATGAACTTTTTTTAACTTTGGTTGATAGTCACACTCTTTTGATTGTTCTTGTCGAGACAAACGGtgtgatgtaaaaattatgcGAAATGATTTTCATGCTGGAGCCGACTTTAGGCTAAAGCACGTAAAGCCTccgctttaggcctccaaatTTTAACTAATTTTTGAGGCCCCAATTATCTAGCCGAATATAAACGTGAGGCCTATATGAAACTAAGTTAATATAGAAGTTTTAAGGGTCCAAATCAAAATAAATTCCAGGTAAAAAGGTCTAAAGAAGATAATTCAATGTCTTA
Proteins encoded in this window:
- the LOC131302327 gene encoding E3 ubiquitin-protein ligase RKP isoform X1 gives rise to the protein MAEDGLRIGGLSSGLAVVLNDKEKGGSSQKNRLVSYCNDFGDQSVERTLEHIFDLPYKTINPLTSPIDSSFVRSIIRNELLKYHVNLDTGVRNSDGAFTAGDGCGHLVAIEESSICGDIRVVKPPLLLESHAMFSSARANFCVWKEKWMYEVILETSGIQQLGWATVSCPFSDHKGVGDADDSYAYDGKRERKWNKEAEPYGQSWVVGDVIGCCIDLDRDEISFYRNGFPLGVAFSGIRKMVPGLGYYPAISLSQGERCEINFGGRSFQYPIDGFVPIQSPPSSSYVATKLLNCLSRLLEMQRVERSKISSVEKLRRLKRFVPVEKLFHPVSDGICEEFFSALDAVEGSTEYMGWGPLLSLLMEVFGAHPPHDYASLDRVIDLLLGFQSSTPMFEHIMNALSCGCKTASLVLTECPYSGSYPYLALACHILRRHELMVLWWKSSDFEFLFEGFLSRKTPNEQDLHRLMPSVCWPGSCEDISHENSMMLTTTALSEAVCKIEEKHRDLCCLVMQFIPPTMPPQLPGSVFRTFLQNLLLKNRGADRNLPPPGVSSNSVLVSLFTVILHFLSEGFSMGDLSGWMKACGTNAGHGVGFLHRGGQQSFPLGLFLKDDPHRVDISRFGGSFSHLAKCHPVSDDQEAELIRWEEGCMDEEETRVTHSSRQKPCCCSGYDVDFSRISQKLISYRAKGSQGHSSSIPERSAHVATECSTGNLNEITEKPSTSDQSESEFGYWRVQQMRIMPMESNLSSATLKEEELLDAMLLLYHLGLAPNFKQASSYMSRQSQSISLLEETDRQIRERACGEQLKRLKEARGVYREEVMDCVRNCAWYRISLFSQWKQRGMYAACMWIVQLLLVVSKVDSVFLYIPEFYLETLVDCFHVLRKSDPPFVPASILIKQGLASFVTFVVTHFNDPRISSAELRDLLLQSISVLVQYKEFLAAFENNEAATQEMPKALLSAFDNRSWIPVTNILLRLCKGSGFGSSRHGESSSSSFVFQRLLREACVLDEELFSSFLNRLFNTLSWAMTEFSVSVREMQEKYKVLEFQQRKCSFIFDLSCNLARVLEFCTREIPQAFLSGADTNLRRLTEFIVFILSQVNSSDDPEFFELSLRRHGQSPERVNRGMILAPLAGMILNLMDASTETECSEQNDVVGVFASMDCPDTVLCGFQCLLEYNWAGSFRGDAYAIKLRQLEQLSALLIRRTESRQIERVKYEGDVDFNDSECCICYACEADAQFIPCSHTSCFGCISRHLLNCERCFFCNATVLEVVRTGLRKA
- the LOC131302327 gene encoding E3 ubiquitin-protein ligase RKP isoform X2, whose protein sequence is MAEDGLRIGGLSSGLAVVLNDKEKGGSSQKNRLVSYCNDFGDQSVERTLEHIFDLPYKTINPLTSPIDSSFVRSIIRNELLKYHVNLDTGVRNSDGAFTAGDGCGHLVAIEESSICGDIRVVKPPLLLESHAMFSSARANFCVWKEKWMYEVILETSGIQQLGWATVSCPFSDHKGVGDADDSYAYDGKRERKWNKEAEPYGQSWVVGDVIGCCIDLDRDEISFYRNGFPLGVAFSGIRKMVPGLGYYPAISLSQGERCEINFGGRSFQYPIDGFVPIQSPPSSSYVATKLLNCLSRLLEMQRVERSKISSVEKLRRLKRFVPVEKLFHPVSDGICEEFFSALDAVEGSTEYMGWGPLLSLLMEVFGAHPPHDYASLDRVIDLLLGFQSSTPMFEHIMNALSCGCKTASLVLTECPYSGSYPYLALACHILRRHELMVLWWKSSDFEFLFEGFLSRKTPNEQDLHRLMPSVCWPGSCEDISHENSMMLTTTALSEAVCKIEEKHRDLCCLVMQFIPPTMPPQLPGSVFRTFLQNLLLKNRGADRNLPPPGVSSNSVLVSLFTVILHFLSEGFSMGDLSGWMKACGTNAGHGVGFLHRGGQQSFPLGLFLKDDPHRVDISRFGGSFSHLAKCHPVSDDQEAELIRWEEGCMDEEETRVTHSSRQKPCCCSGYDVDFSRISQKLISYRAKGSQGHSSSIPERSAHVATECSTGNLNEITEKPSTSDQSESEFGYWRVQQMRIMPMESNLSSATLKEEELLDAMLLLYHLGLAPNFKQASSYMSRQSQSISLLEETDRQIRERACGEQLKRLKEARGVYREEVMDCVRNCAWYRISLFSQWKQRGMYAACMWIVQLLLVVSKVDSVFLYIPEFYLETLVTFVVTHFNDPRISSAELRDLLLQSISVLVQYKEFLAAFENNEAATQEMPKALLSAFDNRSWIPVTNILLRLCKGSGFGSSRHGESSSSSFVFQRLLREACVLDEELFSSFLNRLFNTLSWAMTEFSVSVREMQEKYKVLEFQQRKCSFIFDLSCNLARVLEFCTREIPQAFLSGADTNLRRLTEFIVFILSQVNSSDDPEFFELSLRRHGQSPERVNRGMILAPLAGMILNLMDASTETECSEQNDVVGVFASMDCPDTVLCGFQCLLEYNWAGSFRGDAYAIKLRQLEQLSALLIRRTESRQIERVKYEGDVDFNDSECCICYACEADAQFIPCSHTSCFGCISRHLLNCERCFFCNATVLEVVRTGLRKA